Below is a window of Coregonus clupeaformis isolate EN_2021a chromosome 15, ASM2061545v1, whole genome shotgun sequence DNA.
agtatttgatacactgccgattttgcaggttttcctacttacaaagcatgtagaggtctgtaatttttatcataggtacacttcaactgtgagagacggaatctaaaacaaaaatccagaaaatcacattgtatgatttttaagtaattaatttgcattttattgcatgacataagtatttgatcacctaccaaccagtaagaattccggctctcacagacctgttagttttatttaagaagccctcatgttctccactcattacctgtattaactgcacctgtttgaactcattacctgtataaaagacacctgtccacacactcaatcaaacagaatccaacctctccacaatggccaagaccagagagctgtgtaagaacatcagggataaaattgtagacctgcacaaggctgggatgggctacaggacaataggcaagcagcttggtgagaaggcaacaactgttggtgcaattattagaaaatggaagaagttcaagatgacggtcaatcaccctcggtctggggctccatgcaagatctcacctcgtggggcatcaatgattatgaggaaggtgagggatcagcccagaactacacggcaggacctggtcaatgacctaaagagagctgggaccacagtctcaaagaaaaccattagtaacacactacgccgtcatggattaaaatcctgcagcacacgcaaggtccccctgctcaagccagcgcatgtccaggcccgtctgaagtttgccaatgaccatctggatgatccagaggaggaatgggagaaggtcatgtggtctgattagacaaaaatagagctttttggtctaaactccactcgccgtgtttggaggaagaagaatgatgagtacaaccccaagaacaccatcccaaccatgaagcatggaggtggaaacatcattctttggggatgcttttctgcaaagggtacaggacaactgcaccgtattgaggggaggaatggatggggccatgtatcgcgagatcttggccaacaacctccttccctcagtaagagcattgaagatgggtcgtggctgggtcttccagcatgacaacgacccgaaacacacagccagggcaactaaggagtggctccgtaagaagcatctcagggtcctggagtggcctagccagtctccagacctgaacccaatagaaaatctttggagggagctgaaagtccgtattgcccagcgacagccccgaaacctgaaggatctggagaaggtctgtatggaggagtgggccaaaatccctgctgcagtgtgtgcaaacctggtcaagacctacaggaaacgtatgatctctgtaattgcaaacaaaggtttctgtaccaaatattaagttctgcttttctgatgtatcaaatacttatgtcatgcaataaaatgcaaattaattacttaaaaatcatacaatgtgattttctggatttttgttttagattctgtctctcacagttgaagtgtgcctatgataaaaattacagaaatctgcagtgtatcaaatacttgttctccccactgtataagcaaAGTCATACTAAGGATGGATGATATAACAGGTGATCTGGTGCTTTGCCAAACATGACAACCTTTTTACCACAATTTATAGCATGACATTTGCTTATTTGTGATTTCTAAAGCATTTGTATATGGGCCTTATAAAGGGTTTATGAAGGCTTCATTACATTTAGTTATTTAAAATGGGACCATGAATTCAAAGGATTTCTTTCCACTCATACAAAAATGCTGCTCTAAATAGGCCTCACCAGAGCCATAGATAGGCAGTACATGTAGTTCTGGTCCTAACACTACTGTTCCTCCTCACTCACACTGTTGTTCTCAGATCATCTCTGACCTAAAGAAGGACAACTTCAACCTCAGACTCCGCATCTTCTTCTACGAGGAGCGGCTGCAGCAGAGGTGTGATGACTCTGTTGAGGAAATGTACAAAACAGTGAGTGATCAGAGACATCATGAACAGCACAGTCATGTAACTACTGTACAGGTAGGCTTATTGTATAACTACATGTGTTTTTATCTCAACACAGAACATTGACCTGAAGGTAGAGGTTGAAACACTGAAAGAGGAAATGAGGGAGCTGCAGAGCGTCTCTGCCCTTGCACTGTAAGTTTAGCCGAGAATCTTTCATTTTGACCGActataaataatatttgttggtatTGTATCTAATCTGCCTGTGTTTTGTATGATCTAGTCAAGATTACCCAGAGCAGATGGAGCAGCTCCGAGAGTACTGCAACACCAAGATCCAGCAGCTAGAGAAGGTATCTGAACAACACATTTAGGCTGAAGACGTATTCCATAACCAAGTGTTCTCCAATGTCCTCCAAGATTTGCTGAATATCGTTCCCATTTATTTCCAGGATCTGGATTCATCCAGAGTGGAGGTGGGGAAGCTGACAACCATGTTGGAGCAGGAGAGAATGCGTTGCCTGGAGCTGGAGAAGGAGCTTCAGGGGGAGGGTCACTCACAAACTGACGTACCCACCCAGACTGACCACTCCATGTCGGACGCCCCCACCCAGACTGAACACTCCCAGTCCGATGCACCCACACAGACTGACCCCCTACCCAAGGAACAGGACCCAGACAGGAACCAGAACCCGGAGCAGTTCCAGGACCTACTCAGTCTGCTGGAGGAGAGAGATTGGTAGGAGCGACTAGAGACCTCCTTAGGTTTATCTGTTCCCTCCATGGAATCATAATTAATTAAGTTTGTCCTTACCTGTTACTGTGATGCAACAGGTAAGGCTTTGTcgtaaccggccgcgaccgggagacccatggggcggcgcacaattggcccagcgtcgtccagggtaggggagggaatggccggcagggatgtagctcagttggtagagcatggtgtttgcaacgccagggttgtgggttcgattcccacagggggccagtatgaaaaaaataaaaataaataactgtaagtcgctctggataagagcgtctgctaaatgactaaaatgtaaatgtactctctctcttgctccctctaattatcttcttctttccttctctctctttctctctctctgtccctctctctcccccaggctGATAGAGCAGCTGCAGGCGTCTGTGAAGTCCCAGGAGGTTCTAATAGACCAGCTGAGATACAGTGGTGCTGGCCAGGGTAGCGGAGACCAGCCAACAGCCGACCCCGACCGCCAGCTGTCATCTCTCATTGCTCAGAGAGAGATGGACCtgcaggtcagtgtgtgtgtgtgtgtgtgtgtgtgtgtgtgtgtgtttgtgtcagtcacTGACCTTTAAAACCTTTATTTCTCAGGCTCTGGAACATGATCATGGCAGAGAGAAGAGGAAATATGACAGACACCTGAAGGTGGGATGAGACACAAAATCCAATATTCATGATCAAATCAAGCATCAAATTCCATATTGGCCCAATCAGAAACAAAAGTTATcatatacatacactacatgaccaaaagtatgtggacacctgctcgtttaacatctcattccaaaatcatgggcactaatatggagttggtcccccctttgctgctataacagcctccactcttctgggaaggctttccactagatgttggaacattgctgcggggactttcttccattcagcaacaagagcattagtgaggtcgggtatggatgttgggcgattaggcctggtttgcagtcggcattccaattcatcccaaagttactcgatggggttgaggtcaggactctgtgcaggccagtcaagttcttccacaccaatctcgacaaacaatttctgtatggacctggctttgtgcacgggggcattgtcatgctgaaacaggaaagggccttccccaaactgttgccacaaagttggaagcacagaatcgtctagaatgtcattgtatgctgtagcgttaatatttcccttcactggaactaaggggcctagcccgaaccataaaaaacagccccagaccattattcctcctccaccaaactttacacttgacactatgcattggggcaggtagtgttctcctggcttccgccaaacccagattcgtccatcggactgccagatggtgaagcgtggttaatgactccagagaacgtgtttccactgctccagagtgcaatggcggcgagctttacaccactccagccgacgcttggcattgcgcatggtgatcttaggcttgtgtgtggctgctcggcaatggaaacccattttatgaagctcccgacgaatagttattgtgctgatgttgcttccagaggcagtttggaaccgaggacagcactcggcggtcccgttctgtgagcttgtgtggcctaccacttcgcagctgagccgttgttgctcctagacatttcaacttcacaataacagcacttacagttgaccggggcagctctagcagggcagaactgacttgttggaaaggtggcatgctTTGACGgttccacgttgaaagtcactgagctcttcagtaaggccattctactgtcaatgtttgtctatggagattgcatggctgtgtgcttggttTTATactcctgtcagcaacgggtgtggctgaaatagctgaatccactaatttgaatgggtgtccacatacttttgtatatatagtgtagtacagtgTGTTTGTTGCAGGAACAGAGAATGACTAGATATGTCCCGAATCTATAATAATTTTGTAATAAAGATGATAATAATGGTGCTGCTGATAACTCACTGTTCAGGAGCTGCAGGATATGATGGCAGAGAAGGATTTCCAGTTGGCTGAGTGTGAGTTTAAAGTCAAGGAGCAGGAAGCCGCCATCCAGAAACTCAACCTCAAAATACATGAGAAAGATAGAGGGAAGAAAAAAGCTGTTCAGGTAAGAATATCATCCATTCATAGAAAGGGATGTATCTCAGTGGTAGAGTgtatgctttgcatgtatgaggccctgGGTTCAATCTCTGACAACTACATAATTGTTTTGTGGTTGACTTACTTACCTTAGTTGAATGTGCAACtagttgttctggataagagcgtctgctaaattaacaaaatGTAAATTAAATGCTGGAGTAAATGAGGTTATATAATGTCAAGTTGACCCATCTTTAACCTCTGTCCCTTTTCACATTTAGTCAAGCGATGGAGAGACAGACACGATAGGCCAGCTTCAGGCATGTCTGCGGGAGAAGGAGAAAGAACTGCTGACCCTCAACAACCTGCTGTTTAGCCATGAGGATACAATCCATGTAAGAACTCACAGCTGTTCATACTCTGACCAAAactattgtgtgtagatccaACCATCTATTATTTATCTCTTATTTATCCATCCCTGAGTATGTTGTTGTTGGTTTTTCCCCAGACTCTTGAGAATGAACTGGCCAATGAGAAGATCAAATATGACTCAAAGATGAAGGTAACGCACAGGCCTTTTCTCTCCAGGTCCTCTGTTCTCCAATTATGGAGTTAAATTATCCACTTCTGCTGTGAAATGTTTCTGTAATTCTtcacatgttttttttaaatacatgaaATTCAGGAATTGATAAGCTAATCAGCTTTATCAGGATAGATAAGCAGAACACCATTCTATCTGTTAAAGTACTGTAACTTACAATTCTGTTCCTTTGTCTATCAGGAGCTCCAGGATGCTTTGGAAAAGTCCAATGAAGAGATTGCAGAGAAAGACTTCCTCCTAACAGAGAATGAGATTAAACTGAAGGAGCTGGAAGCCACCGTAAAGACATTCAACTGCACACTGCCGGAAAAAGATCAATTGCAAAAGGTATTAGGTCTACAACATGCCAGAATCAACTAAGCAACACTGTATGAAAAAGCATACACGTATGGTATCATATAATTTCCATGGACTGTCAAGGCATTCACTGGATAATATACACAGGAGTGTGAAAGTGAACCAATTTTGACATTCTCTTTCTCAGGAGGGCCATGTGCGCACATGCCCTGACATTACCACTGGTCACCAGCAGGAGTCAGTGTCACAGCAGCAGCTTGAAGAGGTGAAGGAGGCTTCTGAGGTGAGATTCACTGTCACACATATCACTTTCTTTCGGGCTTTTGCTCTGTACATTTCCATACCTTTGTTTTTTGTTAGAAATAGTATAGATTGAAAGCCTCAACTAGCTATATGTTTTCTGGTGCAGAGAGCCAGggaagagctgctggctgtggtaGAGCTGAACAACAGGGAGATTGAGCGTCTTCAGAAGTCTCTGCTGGACATCCAAACACACCCACCTGCCCAAGAAGACCTCCTGTCTCACATCCAAGATGCTATAAACGTACTTTACCTCAATGCATACTATTTAATTGTGGAGATTCCATTACTTAACCACATATTGATTGCAGTTTGCTAATTGATAAGAGCGTCCCTATATTTTCCTAGCGAGCCAAGGATGATATCCTCACTGCCAATGAAGGGAAAGGAAACGACAGCTCTTCAAAGCTGTCTCTACTGCTGCAGAAGCTAACCAATCTGCAAGATAGGAACGACCAGCTGTCTTGCTGTCAACATCTGATAAATGTGTGTTTACCTCACTTGCCTCCCCCTCTGGTGATACTATCTCCCCTGTTCGAATTGTATTCATACGTCAATCATCTTACTTTTTTTGATGTTGTATGTTATTAATGTCAATAATACAATGTACTGTGTTGAGCAGAGTGTGAGTGCTCTGATGCGACAGCGAGACGTGGAGATGAATCAGACCAGGGATGTGTTTAAGCGTCTGCAGGGAGCCAAGCAGGATCTGGAGGAGAGACTGTGCCAAACACTACAAGACAAGGACAGGGCCTTTGCACACCTACAGGACGCTCTGGACAGGAAGAACAAGGACATGGAGGTACAGGAGGACAAAATTATGCTTTTGAATGCTATATTCAACAAAAAAAAAGCTACCCAGAAGATTCTGGACATTACTAAATAAACAGCAAGCAGATTTAAAAATGGTTTGGAGAAAACAACAACACCCTAGCGAAGTCGAACATGAGCTAAAAAAAACTATCTTGTTCAAATGAAACTCATTCAGAGTTTCTCTCATATTGCCGGTAATATCTCTTCAGGTCATGGCTGGTCAGTTCCAGAGCCAGATGGAGGAAAGCAACAGGGAGCTAGAACGACTGGAGCAGGGACTGAGAGCGACAAAAGACATGTTGGTTCAAACCAAAGCAGATAAGCAGAGACAGCTGACTGACCACCAACTCACAGTGGAAGAGCTCCAGTCTGCCACCAGTATCAATGCTCAAGTGCTAAAGGTAACAGATACCTCAATGTTCTGCCTTTTAGGACAAATCTACAAGGAATGTATGTCCTTATACAAGAGTCACATAGACTAGGGGTCTCAAACCTAGGAAGCAGTTATTTTGTAACTCTTTGTCTATATGAACCTAACTCTCAAGTGCATAACTCTCAAGTGATTGCAGTGGAGTGGAGACCCATGGTCTACAACAATATGTGACTCATTGAGTTGATAATATAGGTACTCAACCTGCTGCAATACATCTGGTGCTAAGTGATAGAACATCAGATATCATTTCAGGATTCttattcctgtctctctcctgtagTCTTTAGAGTCAGTGATGAAGGGCTTGGACCAGGAGCTCCAGGAGAAAGACTATATAATCTCCCAGCTACAGGAGGTGGTCAACAGGAACTCAGAGGATCTAGAGGTAGAGTGACAATTCTAAGTAATTATTTGGTCATGCTTATATAATTACAATTTCACAGTGTAATTTCTAGTTGTGGAATTAAAATGGGAAATGTTTTGTACCTATTTCTGGACTGTTTGTCTCATCTCTTTCCCCAGATCATGGTTGGCCGGTTGCATAGCCAGGCTAAGGATAGCAACAAAGAGCTGGAGCAACTGGAACAGAGCCTAAAAGAGACAGAAGCCATTTTGCTTCAGACAACCCAGGAAAAGGAGACACAGATGACAGACCATCAACTTGAAATGGAGAAACTGCAGGGTGAAGCTGACGACAGCAACAGGAAGTTGGAGCAGCTGGGGGAGAAACTCAAGGAAATGGAGGACATTTTGGCTCATACCACTGGCAAATATCTGCAGGACAATCAACTTACAGACAGGAAACTACAGAGTCAAGCggaggacagagacaggaagaTGGAGCCGCTGGAACAGAGACTCAAGGAGGCTGTTGACATTTTGGCTCAGACCACTGATGATAAGGACAAACGGATGCTAGAAAATCAACTAGCAGAACAGAAACTACAGAGCCAGACAGAGGACAGCAATAGGAAGTTGGAGCAACTGGATCAGATGTTGAAAGAGAAGGACGTCCTGTTCATGCAGAGCACAGCAGACAAGGAGATACAACTGACAAACTACAAACTCACAGTAGAGAAGCTAATGTCTTATATCACCATCAATGAACAGATGTTCAAGGTAACGAGAATAGGTTCCACTAGAGCCATATATAGGTGTACATAATATACTACCTTTGTCAAAAatgttctgtctcctctctttcctttaACCACAGACGTTGAGACAAGGCTGCCAGAAACTAATTTATATTTTCTCTTTGAAGGAGTTCAGAGAACATCACAGCCAGATTCTGGCCAAGCACACGCTGGAGCTTGAGGACTATGGGAAGAGGCAGGAGCAGCTATCCACAGCACAGATTCAGATCTCTGCCTCCCTGCAAGAGAAGTGCTCAGAGGTCTCTGAACTCAGACAACTTCAGACTGAGAGGGAGCAGATCATCAAGGTACTGTAGATGTGACCATCAGAACTGGGGTCAATTCTATTGTAATTCAATCAATTTCTAATTTCCTACTCGTATCAATCTTACTGTGGGTTTTTGATTAGGGCCTGGAGCAGCTTGCAGTccaaagggagaggaggagatctAATCTGTGTCCGAGAGAGACTCTGGACCCTGACAACCACACTATCCCAGAGAACAGTGAAGGTGAGTGTAAGTGGTCTGCCTGTGGTCTGGGGCGGTCTGTAGCTGAAGTATGTCATTGTAGCAGACTCATAAAGACTCTTACTCTCTCATTCccattttcctttctttctttctttctttctttctttctttctttctttctttctttctttcttctttctttctttcttcctccctctcttttattttctgtttcactatctcctcctccctcctcccagttCCTCCAACTGAGGCTGGCCCGACCAAGTGTGAGAGGTGTCTCCAGCTCTTGCAGAGGGAGAATGGCAGTCTGCTGGACAGACTGAGGGCTAGCAAACGCCTCAACGAGACCCTGCGCAGCCAGCTGGACCTGTGCAGATCCATTATGGctcagagagaggggggtgatggACGCAGTTTCACCCCCTCCAACTCACTCACAGTGGAAGAAGAAATGGAGGAGCAGCAGCAGGAGATCTTGAGGCTGAGACAGAGTCTGGAGGAGAGCATCCAGGCAAACGGAAGGCTCCAGGGGCAACTGGAGAACCATAAGGCCCAGCAGGCAGCAACTCAGACAGGAGCCCAGCAGGCAGGGACAGAGATGGGCCAGAACCACCCAGGTCAGACAGACATAgggttaattatttatttatttagggcCGAATTATAACTTGAGATGCACACTTATATTGGACTTTCACATAGATCATGCATTAATGTCAATGAAAGAGTTACATGAAAACTGCAGTTACACTAAAGTTCATTAGCCAACAAATGATTTTACAATAACAACCTAGTTAGTCAAGTGGTGAACACACTTACCTTCACACTTAACTGTGTGACTGTTCGGAGGGAATAATCAGGGGTGAGCTGTTACTGTACATGCTTTTGTCCTGATGTCCAGGTGTGCATGCTGAGTCAGAGCGACTGAAGGTGGCTCTGGTTGAGACAGCCTGTGAGCTCACACGGCtccagagagagagtgacacgctgagggaggagagagagaagctgaCAGAGGGGCTCGCACGCTCTGAGGACAACAACAGGAGCCTGGAGGGCTCACTCAGCTCCACACGGGAAGAGATAGACAGGTTGGAGGAAATAGGAATAAGTATAGGAAATAGTCCAATCTCCAGACTCTTTCATCCCAGCCTTGACTTTTAGTATTCCATTGAATTATAGCCTGAGGCAGAGGTTCTTTGGCTTGTCAATGGCACTGCAGAACAGATGGCTAAAACAGAACTGGCTCTTAGGCTGATCGAGTTAGATGTTGATGGTCAAATAGAAGACTTGATGTGAGTTTATTTCACTGTCTAAGGTTGAAGGGCGAGCTCGGTGCCTATCAAAAACAGCTCACCAACAGCAATGAGCTCCTCAAGACATTTTGTGTGGAGATACAGGGGTCCAAGCAGATGAGAACAGCTGCAGTCAACCCCACTGGTAATGTATACAAGAAGGTCCCTCACTTTTTCTCTCCATCTACAGTTATACTTGCTAGATGTGATGTTGATTCTGTTGAGTTGCTACTCTTTTATTCAGCATCAGAGTTTGGAGGCGGTCTCCAGGACAACCCCAAGCTAAATCAACTCCTCTCTGAGATCCAGCGAATCATAGCACAGCTTGCCGGTAAGGACACGACACAGACTAAAGCCACAGAGGAGAAACTCCCTGAGCATTCTGGTTGGCCCGAGTGCCCTCCAAAGATCATTAACATCAACTATGTGGAGTGTGGCGCTTCCAGGCATTCAAGCAGGAGCAGTCCTTCAGGTACAAGTAAGAAATGTGAAATGTCTCAGTGATCATTATGTATGATGATGGGGTAAAAAGCTTAATTGAAATGGCTTTATGTCCCTCATATCACCATCAAGTCTACATAAATGTAACACTAGTAATCAAATTATCTGTCAAATATAGGTTTCTGCTTCGAAAAAAGCAACACCTTGGTTGACTTGAATGGCAAATTCAACTAAATTCAGTGACTTTATCACAACTGTTTTTATTATTCAGGGAGAAGAGATCATGCCAAGAAGGACAAGGACAACCTCTCTCAAAGCAGCCATAACTCCAGCATAGATGACTCGGTCCCATCCTTATTGAACAGTAGCCTATCCCCACTGTGGGCCAATGACAAGAGCCCTCATGTCACTGGCCATGAAGATGATTGCATCACCCTGCAGAGACTGATATCAGAAGGGAAGACAATGACCAATAAGATGAGTAGGCTACTACAGGAGTGCCACAACAACAACTCCCATCCCAAGTCACAGTCAGCAGTGAGTCCTCTGGGATTTGAATGTATCTTTAGTGGTCCCCAAGGGGGAATTGAAATGCCACCAGTTTCAATATTGTGATTATTAATATTTtctccaaaccacatttgaaaTGTTATGTTCACGTGATTAAAGTAGTGCTCATTTTTCCTTTCATAATTTAATCTCACACTGGTGCTGTTTGATGTCACTACGATTCAGGTGGACCAGAAGTACATCAAGCATATCTCATCAACCATCGGTGCTAACCAGCATGCTTTGGAGCAAGCCTGTCATCTTCTGAGGCTCCAAGAGAGGCGTTCTCAGACTGACTCTGTGAATATATACCAGAGCCAAGAGGTAAAGATATCCTCCCCATGTATCACCAGTCATGGTTTAAATGTGAACACTGCAGCTCACCTCACATGCATTTTGTCTGAGCAACATTGTAAAATTAGGTGGCTGGGGAACTTGGAGATCAGATCTTTGTGGCAGTTAAAAATATAGATTGTATAACAGCAATGCATATTCTTAACTTGTATTCTCTACATGTTGGTTTTCCCCTCAGGACTTCTACTTGGAAAACCTGAAACTGAAGAAGAAAATTGAGATAATGAAGAGGGAGCAATCTCAAAATAAGAAGATGCTTTCTGAGGCCGTCAAACGACTGAGAAGAGTGAATCTGGGGAAAGTGGGGAGACTGAGTGAATAGCAGCAAATGATCATCATTCCACTAAGCCAACCTTTGTTTCATGGATTAAAATAGAAAGAACGAGAGCTTCCCTCATCAGTCTTAATAAAAGTCTGCCATTGCAATGCTATTGTTTCTCTCAATTCTGTGTTGTACTTTTGGACAGATTAATCAATGTAGAAATGTGCCATATAAATTTGACGCACATGATAAGCTTATGCACTGatgccgcgttcacgtgctagtcggaactaggaagcTCCTAGTGACTAGCACATGAACGCGGCATGTAGCAACTGAACTCAGCGATTCCGCATGTGTTTATCTGCTACTCATAAAAAAAAATAGATTTcagtcttgggggtgtggttcgATGTGGGTGTGTTACAATTATATGTATTAACCCGAGATGACTGACAGGAGGCGCCATTTTGGTACGCCGTTGTAAAAaagattttggaagctatagaagaAATGCATTTAATTAAATGTCTACATTCATTTTTGACAAGTATATTATATTACAGAAACTAAATGCAtagttttaaattatattatatgAACTGAACATAAGAATAtaacaaatatataaaaacattcctctaagtatttttttatttttataactaATGTTACTCTCCACACTACAACAaagaaatacttaaatacatgtaatttagcCTAGattgtttgtacagtatgtcgAATTTGGTGTCTATTTCAGGCCTTATGGCATTTGTCAAGGATGAGCATGAGCATTAAACAGGGAGAAGACCACTGTAAGCCTGGCCATGTGGAGTAGTGCAGCTATAGTGAGGGGCAACTTCGGTTTTGTCAGGGCCAGCATGAGAGATAACGTTTATCCTGTTTCGTGAGTGTAGCTACTC
It encodes the following:
- the LOC121582608 gene encoding myomegalin; amino-acid sequence: MDLAEELGQLDPLTTDGPFTMKEITQIISDLKKDNFNLRLRIFFYEERLQQRCDDSVEEMYKTNIDLKVEVETLKEEMRELQSVSALALQDYPEQMEQLREYCNTKIQQLEKDLDSSRVEVGKLTTMLEQERMRCLELEKELQGEGHSQTDVPTQTDHSMSDAPTQTEHSQSDAPTQTDPLPKEQDPDRNQNPEQFQDLLSLLEERDWLIEQLQASVKSQEVLIDQLRYSGAGQGSGDQPTADPDRQLSSLIAQREMDLQALEHDHGREKRKYDRHLKELQDMMAEKDFQLAECEFKVKEQEAAIQKLNLKIHEKDRGKKKAVQSSDGETDTIGQLQACLREKEKELLTLNNLLFSHEDTIHTLENELANEKIKYDSKMKELQDALEKSNEEIAEKDFLLTENEIKLKELEATVKTFNCTLPEKDQLQKEGHVRTCPDITTGHQQESVSQQQLEEVKEASERAREELLAVVELNNREIERLQKSLLDIQTHPPAQEDLLSHIQDAINRAKDDILTANEGKGNDSSSKLSLLLQKLTNLQDRNDQLSCCQHLINSVSALMRQRDVEMNQTRDVFKRLQGAKQDLEERLCQTLQDKDRAFAHLQDALDRKNKDMEVMAGQFQSQMEESNRELERLEQGLRATKDMLVQTKADKQRQLTDHQLTVEELQSATSINAQVLKSLESVMKGLDQELQEKDYIISQLQEVVNRNSEDLEIMVGRLHSQAKDSNKELEQLEQSLKETEAILLQTTQEKETQMTDHQLEMEKLQGEADDSNRKLEQLGEKLKEMEDILAHTTGKYLQDNQLTDRKLQSQAEDRDRKMEPLEQRLKEAVDILAQTTDDKDKRMLENQLAEQKLQSQTEDSNRKLEQLDQMLKEKDVLFMQSTADKEIQLTNYKLTVEKLMSYITINEQMFKEFREHHSQILAKHTLELEDYGKRQEQLSTAQIQISASLQEKCSEVSELRQLQTEREQIIKGLEQLAVQRERRRSNLCPRETLDPDNHTIPENSEVPPTEAGPTKCERCLQLLQRENGSLLDRLRASKRLNETLRSQLDLCRSIMAQREGGDGRSFTPSNSLTVEEEMEEQQQEILRLRQSLEESIQANGRLQGQLENHKAQQAATQTGAQQAGTEMGQNHPGVHAESERLKVALVETACELTRLQRESDTLREEREKLTEGLARSEDNNRSLEGSLSSTREEIDRLKGELGAYQKQLTNSNELLKTFCVEIQGSKQMRTAAVNPTASEFGGGLQDNPKLNQLLSEIQRIIAQLAGKDTTQTKATEEKLPEHSGWPECPPKIININYVECGASRHSSRSSPSGTRRRDHAKKDKDNLSQSSHNSSIDDSVPSLLNSSLSPLWANDKSPHVTGHEDDCITLQRLISEGKTMTNKMSRLLQECHNNNSHPKSQSAVDQKYIKHISSTIGANQHALEQACHLLRLQERRSQTDSVNIYQSQEDFYLENLKLKKKIEIMKREQSQNKKMLSEAVKRLRRVNLGKVGRLSE